The Papaver somniferum cultivar HN1 chromosome 3, ASM357369v1, whole genome shotgun sequence genome includes a region encoding these proteins:
- the LOC113361941 gene encoding voltage-gated hydrogen channel 1, producing the protein MADSIIIPIENSVNSLVKNWKRRRKWQLVFGNQEHAADDHNRRNRAPWRVCLGKFMESTPVHIASLILLLIDLVLTVLDISTSLVSCKAKTDEEENEVFHWIGIAILSVLTLKVLVSVVAWGTSFFKRPGNVIDGVVVISALILEFVKENWAGLLVVVSIWRVVRVVESVFELSDEAIEAKIEGIQRQFEDLRNENQSLRDEIAKNSEKIAELEKELDELRFKKIIT; encoded by the coding sequence ATGGCGGATTCGATAATAATCCCGATCGAGAATTCAGTCAACAGTCTTGTTAAAAACTGGAAAAGGAGACGAAAGTGGCAGCTTGTTTTTGGTAACCAAGAGCATGCTGCAGATGACCATAACCGAAGGAATAGAGCTCCATGGAGAGTTTGTTTGGGAAAATTCATGGAATCGACACCAGTTCATATTGCTTCACTCATACTTCTTTTAATCGATCTCGTCTTAACTGTCCTTGATATCTCTACTTCATTAGTTTCTTGTAAAGCTAAGACAGACGAGGAAGAAAATGAAGTGTTTCATTGGATAGGAATTGCCATATTGAGTGTTTTAACGCTTAAAGTGCTGGTTTCAGTTGTGGCTTGGGGTACATCGTTCTTTAAACGTCCGGGAAATGTCATCGACGGTGTGGTAGTGATTAGTGCGTTGATATTGGAATTTGTAAAAGAAAATTGGGCAGGATTGTTGGTGGTGGTTAGCATATGGCGAGTTGTTCGTGTCGTTGAGAGTGTTTTTGAGCTTAGTGACGAAGCAATTGAAGCTAAGATTGAAGGCATACAACGTCAGTTTGAAGATCTTAGGAACGAGAATCAATCGCTCCGTGATGAGATAGCCAAAAATTCTGAGAAGATAGCTGAACTCGAAAAGGAATTGGATGAATTAAGATTTAAGAAAATTATTACCTAA